The genomic segment CTATCTTATCCTGAACTTCGAGCCGAGGGAGATGAACGCTTAATCTGGCAAGATCACTCCCGCGAATCCCCGCCTGAACTCCTTGTGTAACGATTGACCTAATTCGACATTTCGGTGACTTGAAATAGTAGTGATAGAAATCGGGAAAGGCCAGCTTTCGATTCAGGCGTACTCTAATAATGTGGGACTCAAAAGTAGTCGGTTCCTCGACCGTTCTTACAATTGAGCACTTGCCAGCTCCTGCAAGAATCAGAGACTGACGAGCAAACAAGAGATCTCCTTCTTCAACAAGCATTCTTTCCAATTCTTTGCCGTTCATTGGCACTCTTTCCATCTCCACAGTGCCAATACGGTCATGGGCAAACAATTCGCCCATATTGATCATTTTATAGCCGTTTCCACGAACTCTAGCTGGCCTGGTGAGACCGTTCTTTGACGGGAGCAAGTATAGCTCTTCAAATGGGACTTCCCTCCAATTCATGCCCCCAACTCCTCGAAGTTCTTCTTGATCTTAGCTGCCAGTTGCACCGCTTCCACATTGAGACCGTCCAGCTCGACATGGATATCGCGCAGGGCCTCCTCAAAGTCGAAGTCCCCGTCTTCTTCCTCAGGGGCGACGCCCACGTAGCGGCCCGGGGTGAGGCTCCAGTCGTTGGCCTCCAGATCTTTCTTGTCCACCAGTTTGACGAGCCCTTCCACATCGCGGAGCTTGGCCGCGGGGAAGCGATCGGTGAGCCAAACAGCCTGTTTGTGGAAATACCGCACCTGTTTGAGTTGAGTCACTGCGACCTGGCGGGCCTGTTCTGCTGCCTTGCGCGCTCGAAGGATGTTACGACTCACCCAGTGCTCGCTCTTCCCGGCCTCAAGCTCTCGTTCACACACATCGATCAGGCGGCAGGCGAGTTTGTGCAAGAGATCGGCCTGTTTGACGAGATCGCGGCTGGTGTCGGCCAAGAGGGCAATCCGTTCCGTGGCCTTGTTGAGTGAAGCATTCGTCCGTGCCTGATTGCTCCATTTTGCCCGCTCGTTTTTCAACGATTTTCCAAACGCAGAAATGTCACGGGAAAATGTCTTCAAGCCTTTTCCCAATTGCTGGAGCACTTCAGCGTGCATTGCATCCTTGGGCAGCGTTTTAAAAAAAGGGCTCATGGTTTTCTGGAGGTAGACCAATGCTGTTTCAAAGTCGGCC from the Deltaproteobacteria bacterium genome contains:
- a CDS encoding restriction endonuclease subunit S produces the protein MNWREVPFEELYLLPSKNGLTRPARVRGNGYKMINMGELFAHDRIGTVEMERVPMNGKELERMLVEEGDLLFARQSLILAGAGKCSIVRTVEEPTTFESHIIRVRLNRKLAFPDFYHYYFKSPKCRIRSIVTQGVQAGIRGSDLARLSVHLPRLEVQDKIASIVSTYDDLIENNRRRIQLLEQAARLLYKEWFVHLR